The Primulina eburnea isolate SZY01 chromosome 6, ASM2296580v1, whole genome shotgun sequence genome contains a region encoding:
- the LOC140834301 gene encoding uncharacterized protein isoform X1 — MEFTTGSPSLYRVLGVCAYSSDEEIRRAYLKLAMQWHPDKWARNPSLLGEAKQKFQKIQEAYSVLSDRKRRRLYDAGLYGLDIEEEVEVEGFSDFLQEMVSLINDARKEEKIYSPKELQSMFWDMARGFGLPEYNTQNTKRHMCEPQWLHGETNYAETAKKRMRSALKI, encoded by the exons ATGGAGTTCACAACAGGGTCGCCTTCTCTTTATCGAGTTCTTGGTGTTTGCGCGTATTCTTCAGATGAAGAAATCAGACGTGCTTACCTTAAGCTCGCTATG CAATGGCATCCAGACAAGTGGGCTCGAAACCCTTCGCTTCTGGGCGAGGCCaaacagaaatttcagaaaatccAAGAAGCATATTCAG TCCTATCAGATAGGAAAAGAAGAAGACTGTATGATGCAGGATTATATGGCCTTGATATTGAAGAAGAAGTTGAAGTAGAG GGATTTTCTgattttctccaagaaatggtGTCCCTTATAAATGATGCTAGGAAGGAG GAAAAGATTTACAGTCCAAAGGAGCTGCAAAGCATGTTCTGGGATATGGCTCGTGGATTTGGGCTTCCAGAATACAATACTCAAAATACTAAGAGACATATGTGTGAACCTCAGTGGCTCCATGGCGAGACAAATTATGCAGAAACCGCGAAAAAAAGGATGCGGAGTGCCCTCAAAATTTGA
- the LOC140834301 gene encoding uncharacterized protein isoform X2 encodes MEFTTGSPSLYRVLGVCAYSSDEEIRRAYLKLAMQWHPDKWARNPSLLGEAKQKFQKIQEAYSVLSDRKRRRLYDAGLYGLDIEEEVEVEGFSDFLQEMVSLINDARKEFSFARKTSEKSTPYRNV; translated from the exons ATGGAGTTCACAACAGGGTCGCCTTCTCTTTATCGAGTTCTTGGTGTTTGCGCGTATTCTTCAGATGAAGAAATCAGACGTGCTTACCTTAAGCTCGCTATG CAATGGCATCCAGACAAGTGGGCTCGAAACCCTTCGCTTCTGGGCGAGGCCaaacagaaatttcagaaaatccAAGAAGCATATTCAG TCCTATCAGATAGGAAAAGAAGAAGACTGTATGATGCAGGATTATATGGCCTTGATATTGAAGAAGAAGTTGAAGTAGAG GGATTTTCTgattttctccaagaaatggtGTCCCTTATAAATGATGCTAGGAAGGAG TTTAGTTTCGCTCGAAAAACGTCTGAGAAGTCGACTCCGTACAGAAATGTCTGA
- the LOC140834300 gene encoding uncharacterized protein, whose product MSLSTLKPVTCWIPPATGENGSHPNASKVTLVNRQALPAFKVQIKSMKETEQPLLQERSTVSSRREMMHLTAVTLCFTSLFFPAPAEARPRNATAKQKIVEKLDELKQKAGLSKPKDEGKGNEPKDNEAKKSKPTNEMYGSKAKSKDDVAGTNPGAASPTLPPLNFLTGRTVETSVS is encoded by the exons ATGTCGCTGTCCACCTTGAAGCCGGTGACCTGCTGGATACCTCCTGCGACGGGAGAAAATGGTTCTCACCCAAATGCTTCGAAAGTCACATTGGTGAATAGACAAGCTCTACCTGCTTTCAAGGTTCAAATCAAATCT ATGAAAGAAACGGAGCAGCCACTTTTGCAGGAGCGTTCCACTGTCTCCTCTAGGAGGGAAATGATGCATTTAACTGCCGTAACTCTTTGTTTTACCTCTCTTTTCTTCCCAGCACCTGCAGAAGCACGCCCGAGAAATGCTACCGCGAAACAGAAGATTGTGGAGAAACTCGATGAGCTCAAGCAAAAGGCTGGGTTGTCCAAGCCAAAAGACGAAGGCAAAGGAAATGAGCCAAAAGATAATGAAGCAAAGAAGTCAAAGCCAACCAATGAGATGTATGGGAGTAAAGCAAAATCAAAAGATGACGTTGCAGGAACAAATCCTGGAGCCGCGTCTCCAACCCTCCCACCTCTCAATTTCCTAACTGGACGAACCGTGGAAACCTCAGTTTCATGA